One Algoriphagus sp. Y33 genomic window, CAGTCCACATGGAGTTTTTGAAGTCCTTGATTGGGTTTTGCTGCCCGATAGTTGAGCGACGATAATTTGTACGCTTTCCCTAAAACGGCTTCAATACCCGCCAGCACACGAGGATGCGTATAAAAAACATCGAAAATGGAGCCTTTATTGACCAAATTAGCCAAGCGATCCGCCCCTTCTTCTTTCGGATGACGGATATATTTTGATTCTGCCAATTCTGCCCCCGCATTTTCACCTTCCGACCACATCAACTCGTCAATTCTGTCATTCACTTTCTTCACTTGCTCTGCAGTCAACAATTGCCCTAAATCAAGATAACCATAGCTATCCAAAAATTCGATTTCTTCTGTTGTAAGCATATGTAGATAGTTTATAATTGACCGCAAGTCTGCCAATGTTCAAATAATGATTGAATGCAATTACGCCGGACACCTAAATTTCTTTGTTTAAGGAGATGGGAGACGGAAGAACCTCACTTGCTAAAGGTAGGATAAACTTGAAATTACTTCCTTGCCCTACTTCACTTTCAACCCAAAGATGCCCATCAAGCCCTTTCACAAACTCTCTGCAAAGTGCCAAACCTAGGCCAGAGCCACCTTCGCTATTAGTACCTAGGGATGTCATGGTAGTGGATGGGTCAAAAATCTTACGAATGGTCTCTTCGCTCATTCCTACTCCATTGTCGCAAATAGAAATCTCCACCTCATTGTCGCTTGTTGTCGTTAAGATATCAATACACCCTCCTTGATTTGTGAATTTTATTGCATTAGAAATTAGATTTCGCAAAATAGTTCCTAAAATATTTCTGTCTGTATATAATACGATATCACTCGTTGGTGCATATTTTAAAGAAATATTCTTAGTCTTTGCACGCGATTCTTTAAGCCAGAGTATCTCAGTTATGAACCTGGACAGTATGATTTTCTCTGGGATAAAACTTAATTGCCCCGTTTGTGATTTTGCCCAATTC contains:
- a CDS encoding sensor histidine kinase KdpD encodes the protein MLLKEIDEKTILEKNIIIQQSKLKLEELHLTQNKLFSIIAHDLRNPFNNIIGLSELLKENGMSEVESVEYIDLINSTAKNTLNLLDNLLNWAKSQTGQLSFIPEKIILSRFITEILWLKESRAKTKNISLKYAPTSDIVLYTDRNILGTILRNLISNAIKFTNQGGCIDILTTTSDNEVEISICDNGVGMSEETIRKIFDPSTTMTSLGTNSEGGSGLGLALCREFVKGLDGHLWVESEVGQGSNFKFILPLASEVLPSPISLNKEI